Genomic segment of Arachis stenosperma cultivar V10309 chromosome 4, arast.V10309.gnm1.PFL2, whole genome shotgun sequence:
tcaatatgaatcctcaagtcgTAGTCTTTCCcttggaaaggctagagttagtggaatccaaattaatcagcaattgccaatttcaaccactgctgagtttgataactcaagtgttaccaattaattaaccaaagccaaaagggaagaaaatctactcgaatgaaaataatttggataaagtgaaagcatcaataacataaattaaacaaaacaatcataagtctgaaatacctcgatgtgtattaattaaaaaaatcaatccTAAAATGGAAGGTTCATAAaccaatttgaaaagataaataacaattaaagtaatagaacaaataaaagtagaaaataaattaaaggaacattgaacctatgatgaagaagaaataatcataaatcctaaaactaagagaaatcctaatcctaatcctaattctaagagagaggagagagcctctctctctaaaaactacatctaaattatgaaaagtgaattatgtgttttctgggcctgAAGGCCGGAGATAGTCCAGAAATCGTTGGGGGCGAAATTTGCCACGTTGATTTTCGTCACTACGATGCgtccgcgtggagcacgcgttcgcgtcacctagctgtacggccactatagcgaattatatatcaaatcgaggccccggacgttagctttccaacgcaactagaaccgcatcctttggacctttgtagctcaagttatgaccgtttgactgcgaagaggtcaggctggacagcttagcaatttcttcaacttcttgtattccttcctcttttgcatgcttcctttccatcctctaagccattcctgccctgtaatccctgaaattacttaacacacatatcaaggcatcaaatggtaataagagaggattaaacataggaaatttaaggccaaagaagcacgttttcaatcatagcacaaaatcaggaaggaaagcataaactcatgcaaatcatatgaataagtgtatgaaagattgataaaatccactcaattgtacacaagataaaccgtaaaatagtggtttatcagcgGTCTCAACGCCATCACTCTACGGTAAGGGACTACGTTGGAGGAGATACCTCCTAGGGTCATGGAAAACATTCATGAGGAAGAGGTGGTCGTTGAAGCTCCACATAAAGAGGGGGAGGTAGACAAAAGGCATGAGGAAGAAGGAGTAAACCTCAAGGAACCCAAGATGAAAGCTATAGTGGATGAGTCCATTCCTATTCCATGGTGAAGAAAGCAAAGAAAACACCGGAATTTGATTTGAACATGCTTCAAGTGTTCAAGAAGGTTGAGGTAACCATACCACTTTTTGATGCTATTTTACAAATTCCAAAGTAtgcaaaatttttgaaagactTGTGTACACACAAAGATAGGATAGGAGAATTGGAGACATTATCCTTGGGTAATTCAATTTCTTCCTTGATGGAACCTATTCCAAAGAAATGTGGTGACCTTAGGCCTTGTTTGGTGTCTTGTTGTATTGGTGGACGCACTTTTCTTGATTGtatgtgtgaccttggagcttGTGTAAGCATCATGCTGCTTTCTATCTTTGTGCGATTGAATTTAGCTCCATTAAAGAAGTCGGCGGCGAGGTTTTCCTTAGCCGATAAAAGTGTGATCACGGTAACAGGAATAGCCGAAGATGTACTTATGGCGATCGAGGATTTGGTTTTTCCGGTTGACTTTTACATCCTTGAAATGCCTCCAACAGAAAATAGAAGCTCATCCTCCGTTctacttggtagacccttccttAAGACCTCTAAATTCAAGTTAGATGCCTTCACCGGCACATATTCCTTTGAGGTTGAAGACAAGACTATCAAGTTCAATTTggaagaagccatgaagcaTCCTCTTGAAGAGCATTCTGTTCTCCGATGTGATGTAATCGATGAAGTGGTAGCGGAAGTGCGAGAAGAAGACCATAACAAGTTGTGCTACCATATTGTTGAAGAGACGGATGACCAAGAAGGTGAACATGAGAAATTTGTTGAGAATGAACTCCATGAGCTTGATGAAAAGGAACCTCAGCTTGAGGCAAAGAGTGAATTGAAGCCTCTTCCATCTCATTTGAAGTATGCTTTCTTAGAGGACAACCAAAAGTTTCTGGTCATTATTGCTAGTGAGCTTTctagtgaagaagaagaaaagctcctagATGTTCTCAGAAAGTACAAGAAGGCAATTGGTTGGAGCCTAGCCGATATTGTGGGGATTGACCCTCGCAAGTGCATGCATCGTATATTTCTCCAAGAGGGAGCTAGGCTGGTTAGGCAACTGCAAAGGAGGCTCAACCCAACCATCCTCGATGTGGTAAAGAAGGAGGTCACTAGGCTACTTGATGCGGGTATCATATACCCGATTTCTGACAGTGAGTGGGTGAGTCCTGTCCAGGTTGTTCCCAAGAAATCAGGCATCACTGCGGTTAAAAAGGATGATGGTGAAGTGGTCACCAAGAGAGTACAAAACGCGTGGCGagtgtgcattgattatagaagatTGAACGCCGCTACAAGGAAGGACCACTACCCTTTGCCCTTTATCGATCAGATGTTGGACCGTTTGGCAGGTAAATCCCATTACTGCTTTCTTGATGGATTCACTGGTTACTTCCAGATTTACATTGCTCCTGAAGATCAGGAAAATACCACATTCACTTGCCCTTTTGGCACCTTTGCCTAcaaaaggatgccatttggactaTGTAATGCACCTGCTACTTTTCAGCGGTGCATGACTAATGTCTTTTCCGATCTAATGAAGAATTGtctggaagtctttatggatgacttcagTGTTTATGGAACTTCATTTGATTGTTTCTTAGAGAACTTGGCCAAGGTCTTAGCTAGATGTGTTGACACTAACCTTGTCTTGAATTttgagaaatgtcactttatggtaagACAAGGTATAGTGTTAGGACATGTAGTATCTCATGAAGGAATCTCTGTAGACCCAGCCAAGGTCGATGTTATCACCACTTTACCTTACCCCTCATCTGTGAGGGAGGTCCGCTTGTTTTtaggacatgcaggattctataggcgCTTTATCAAAGATTTCAGGAAAATTGCTTTGCCATTGTCGCGCCTACTCCAAAAAGATGTGGACTTTGAGTTTGACAGTGAATGTGTGAAAGATTTTAAAGAGCTAAGGAGTGTTCTTACCATGACACCGATTGTGCGAGGCTCCAGAGCCATTTGAGATAATGTGCGATGCGTCAAACCATGGTATAGGTGCCGCGCTTGCACAGCGCGATGGTAAACTCCCTTATGTCATTGCATACTCTTCTAAAACACTTGATGCAGCACAATCCAACTATACCACTACTGAAAAGGAACTCCTAGCTATTGTTCATGCTTTAGATAAATTCAGATCTTATTTTCTAGGATCAAAGATAGTGGTATACACGGATCATGTAGCTTTGAAATACTTACTGACAAAGAATGAGTCAAAACCTAGACTCATACGTTGGATCTTGCTTttgcaagaatttgatattgagattaGGGACCGGAGTGGATCTCAAAACTTGGTTGCGGATCATTTAAGCCGCCttgagaatttaaaatttgatccATTTCCGATCAATGACTCATTCCCATTGGATAGTTTGCACGCTGTATCGGATTGCTTTCCTTGGTTTGCCCCAATGGCGAACTACTTGATAGCGAAACTCTTTCCTTCCAACTTTTCTAAACACCAAAGGGATAAGTTGAAGAGTGATTCCAAATACTATATTTGGGATGACCCTCACTTGTGGAAGAAGGgagttggtgcacgaaaattacaatCACACATTGTAATTctgcataactaaccagcaagtgcactgggtcgtccaagtaataccttacgtgagtaagggtcgatcccatggagattgccggcttgaagcaagctatagttactggtgcacaaaaattacactcacactatgtaattccgcacaactaaccagcaagtgcactgggtcgtccaagtaataccttacgtgagtaagggtcgatcccacggagattgccggcttgaagcaagctatgattatcttattattcttagtcatgatatcaatagggttctttagttttaattataaaaGGTGAAAGAGTATGAAATGAATatttgttacgcagtaatggagaatgggttggagttttgaagatgctttgtcctttgaatttctgctttcctactgtcttcttcttcgcgcacgcaggtctccttccatggcaagctgtatattggtggatcaccattgtcaatgtcTACcagccgtcctctcagtgaaaagggtccatgtacatggctaatcatctgttggttctcactaatgttggaataggatccattgatcctttgcgtctgtcaccacacccagcattcatgagtttgaagctcgttacagtTATCCCTTCccgaatcctactcggaataccacagataaggtttagacttttcggatctcagaaATGCttccaattgattctagcttataccacgaagactctgatctcacggatttgaatgctctgttgttaggagaggcagtcaaactcgtgagccaagaacccaagagacatccattcaatctaagatagaacggaagtggttgtcagacacgcATTCGTAGGTTgaaaatggtgatgagtgtcacggatcataacattcatcatgttgaagtgcgaatgaacatcttagaatagaaacaagcgagattgaatagaaaacagaaatacttgcattaattcatcgagacactgcagagctcctcacccccaaccatggggtttagagactcatgccatcaaaggtACAATTTCAGATGTAAAATATCATGAGAtataaaataaatctctaaaagtagtttttatactcaactagtaacctaggtttacagaaaatgagtaaactaagatagatagtgtagaaatccacttctggggcccacttggtgtgtgctggggctgagcattgaagctttcacgtgcataggctattcttggagttaaatgccagtttgtaacctgttttggcgtataactctggtttgtaacttgtttctggcttTTGACGCCataatagggcagaaagctggcgttaaatgccagtttccGTCATCTaaacttgggcaaagtataaactattatatattgctggaaagccctggatgtctactttccaccGCAATTGAAAGCGCGCCATTTAGATTTCTGTAGCTTCAAAAattccactttgagtgcagcgaggtcagaatccaacagcatcagcagtcctttatcagcctctgaatcagatttttgctcaggtccctcaatttcagccagaaaatacctgaaatcacagaaaaatacacaaactcatagtaaagtccagaaatgtgatttttgcataaaaattaataaaaatatactaaaaagtagctagatcctactaaaaactatattaaaacaccccccaaaaagcgtataaaatatccactcatcagttatcttattattcttagtcaggatatcaatagtggttcttagttttaattgcaaaaagtaaaagagcatgaattaaatgatacttgttatgcagtaatggagaacaggttgaggttttggagatgctctgtcttctgaatttctggtttcctactgtcttcttatTCACGCACGcaggtctccttccatggcaagctgtatgttggtggatcaccgttgtcaatggataCCAGccgttctctcagtgaaaagggtccatgtacatggctaatcatctgttggttctcactaatgttgggataggatccattgatcgtTTTGCACACTATCACTGCGCCCAGcattcaagagtttgaagcttgtcacagtcatccctttccggatcctactcggaataccccagacaaggtttagactttccggatctcaggaatgctgccaattgattctagcatataccacgaagactctgatctcatgaatttgaatgctctgttgtcaggagaggcagtcaaactcgtgaaccaggaacccaagagatatacattcaatctaaggtaaaacatgagtggttgtcaagcacgcgttcataggttgagaatggtgatgagtgtcacgaatcatcacattcatcatgttgaagtgcgaatgaatatcttagaatagaaacaagtgtgattgaatagaaaacagaactaattgcattaattcatcgagacacagcagagctcctcacccccaaccatggggtttaaagactcatgccatcaaagatacaaattcagatgtaaaatgttatgaggtccaaaataaatctctaaaagtagtttttatactcaactagtaacctaggttttcaaaaaatgagtaaactaagatagatagtgcagaaatccacttccggggcccacttggtgtgtgttgggactgagcatt
This window contains:
- the LOC130975139 gene encoding uncharacterized protein LOC130975139 encodes the protein MVKKAKKTPEFDLNMLQVFKKVEVTIPLFDAILQIPKYAKFLKDLCTHKDRIGELETLSLGNSISSLMEPIPKKCGDLRPCLVSCCIGGRTFLDCMCDLGACVSIMLLSIFVRLNLAPLKKSAARFSLADKSVITVTGIAEDVLMAIEDLVFPVDFYILEMPPTENRSSSSVLLGRPFLKTSKFKLDAFTGTYSFEVEDKTIKFNLEEAMKHPLEEHSVLRCDVIDEVVAEVREEDHNKLCYHIVEETDDQEGEHEKFVENELHELDEKEPQLEAKSELKPLPSHLKYAFLEDNQKFLVIIASELSSEEEEKLLDVLRKYKKAIGWSLADIVGIDPRKCMHRIFLQEGARLVRQLQRRLNPTILDVVKKEVTRLLDAGIIYPISDSEWVSPVQVVPKKSGITAVKKDDGEVVTKRVQNAWRVCIDYRRLNAATRKDHYPLPFIDQMLDRLAGKSHYCFLDGFTGYFQIYIAPEDQENTTFTCPFGTFAYKRMPFGLCNAPATFQRCMTNVFSDLMKNCLEVFMDDFSVYGTSFDCFLENLAKVLARCVDTNLVLNFEKCHFMVRQGIVLGHVVSHEGISVDPAKVDVITTLPYPSSVREVRLFLGHAGFYRRFIKDFRKIALPLSRLLQKDVDFEFDSECVKDFKELRSVLTMTPIVRGSRAI